A window of Sporichthyaceae bacterium genomic DNA:
GTCTGCACGCCCGATCCCCCGGCGGGGCGCAGCAACGACGCGATCACCACCGGCGGGCCGGGCGGACCCGGTGGGCGCGGCGCGTGCCGGGATCGGACGTCGTCCTCGTCGATGACCCCCACGTCAGGAATCTGCTGCGCGGGCGGGCGGGGCAAACCTGCGGCGGGGTGAATTCCCCGCCAAATCTGACGACGGGTCAGGGCCCGAGGTAGATGTCGTCCAGGGCGATGGTGTCTCCCGGACTGCCCCCGCCGGTCAGGGTGAACCAGGCGGTGGCGGCCCCGGCGGGGACGCTCAGTGCGGTCGTGGCCTGCGCCCAGCCCACGGTCAGCGGCCCGGCGGGCAGGTCGGTGCCGGCGAGGGTGCGGCCGCTGCCGTCCAGCCAGGACAGGTGCAGGGTCGGCGTGCTGCCGAGCGCGCCGGAGGTGGCGGCGCGGGCCCAGTAGGACAGGTGCACGGCGCCGGCCGGCGCGGGCACACCGGGGTAGTCGGTGAACGCGATTCCCCAGCCGTAGGGGCCGGTCACGGACACCGCGATCGCGGCGCTGCCGGTGTGCGGATCGGTGGTGGTGTCCTGGACGGTCGCGTTGTACCAGGGGCCCCACAGGCCGGTGCCACCCTCGCCACTGGAGGTGGCGGGGTCCAGGACGTTGCCGCTCGGGGGCGGCGGAGCCGGGGTGTCGAAGCTCGATCCGGCGTCCTGCCCGTACGGCGCAGCGGTCCACGCGGCGGCGGTCAGGGTGGTGCCGGTGTCGTGGGCCACGAAACGCCACGGGCCGGTGTAGGTGTTGCCCGACCAGGTGTTGTGCTGGTCGAAGGTGATGGCGTCCTCGATCACCGTGCCCTGGTAGGGCGACCACGACGGGTAGCTGCCGTACTCGGACAGCAGGCCCATCGTCCCGCACAGCGCGTTGGTGCACCCGACCGCGGTCGGCTCGAAGGCGAAGGTGTTGCCGGAGACGACGAGGTTCTGGGTCTTCCACCGGCAGTTCCCGTACAACGGCGCCGAGGCGATGCCGGGTTGCACGCAGGTGCTCAGCGCGGCCCCGCCGCCGACCTTCGTGCAGTAGCCGACGGAGGTGTTGGCCGGGGAGTTGCAGAACCGGTCGGCGTCCTCCCACCCGGTGATCCCGGCCCAGTTGTTGCTCAACAGGTTCCCGGTGATCTGAACCTGCCCGGTGCGGGCCGGCACCCGAGTGTCGCCGCCGGACTCGGACAGGTAGACGGCTGCGACGGGGAAGTTGTCGCCCGCGGTCGCGTAGGCCTTCCCCTTCGTGATCGTGTTGCCGGCGATGGTGTTCTGAGCCAGCGTCAGGTTGTAGCTGATCTCGTAGATGAGGGCTTCGGCGGCGTTGTTCTCCAGGTAGTTGTTGCGGATCAGGAAGTCGTTGCTGTCGCTGTCGGCCCACAGCCCCGCGGAGAGGTTGCCGTGGACCCAGTTGTCCTGGATCGTGGCACCGTTTACGGCCCAGAACTTCGCGCCGCCGCTGCAGCCGCAGCCAGGTTGGACGCTCTCCCAGTTGTCGGCGTCGTTGCCGACGATCTCGTTGCCGTCGACGAGCAGGTTCGTGATGCCGTCGCCTGCCTGGTAGGCGTTGATGCCGTACTGGCCGTTGCCGCTCAGACAGTTGCGCAGGATCTGCTCGTTCGCGCCGGCCATCAGCGCGGCGCCGTGGTTGGCGGTGATCACGTCGTCGGCGATCGTCCAGCCGTTGCCGGAGTCGTGGTTGACCACGCCCTGGTTCTGCGGAGCGGCGAAGTTACGGACCGTCAGATATTGCACGGTCACGCCGGTGGCATGCTGGGTGAACGCGAACTGGTTGACACCCTGACCGTCCAGCACCGCGCCGGGGGCGCCGAGGTAGACGTCGCCGTCCTTGGGGACGACCTGGGCGGTGACCGAGTTGCCGAGGCTGTGCACGCCAGGAGCGAGCCAGAACGTGGTGCCGGCCGGGTCGGCAGCGGTCTTGGCCACCAGGTCGCCGACCACGCCCGGATAGACGGTGACCGCCCCGGCCGGTGCGGCCGCCGGGCCGGCCGCGGGTGCGGCACAGACCGCGGCGCGCGTCCCGGAGGCGCCGGTGGCCTGGGTGTGGCGCCCCGGGGCGGCAGGCCGGTGCAACCCGGCGCCGGCTGCTCCCAGCGCGGGCCCGGCGGCCAGGACCAGCGTCAGGCTCGACGCGAGGACCAGGGCGCACGGACCGCGACGTCGCGACCGCATGGGTTCCCTCCCATGGGCCGGCCTGCCCCCGCAGCCCGGGCCCGGGCTCATCCTGGCCGGCTCCCGGGTCGGTCCGGGCAGCTTCGGGGCAGACCGGCGAGATTCGCACTCGACGGGCGTGCGTCGCTCACCGCGCCGGGGGAGACCGGCGAGCTCAGGCCCTGTTCGCGGCCGTCTGAAGATCCTCAGAGCACCAGGACGTCGAGGTCCGGGAACTGGCCGTAGTCCTGGTCGGTGGTGACCAGGCGGTGGCCTCCGGTCCGGGCAAATGCGGCCAGATAGGCGTCGGTCCACAACTTCGGTGAAGCGGTGTCGCGTTCGGCGTAGCCCTCCCAGACGTCCTGCAGTTCGCTCGGTTCGGCCGCCAGTTGGGTTCGATCGTCCGCCGCCAGCGCCCGATAGACGCGCCAGGCCGCCCGGTTGCTCAGCGGTGCGTTGCCGTAGGGGGCAAACACCGCCGCCGCGGTCAACAAGCGTAGGAACGACTGTTTGGGTCGTGCGGCAGAACAAGACCGAATCCCTAGCGGGCAAACCGTCGAGCCGGCGGGCGGCGTCCACATGCTTCTGATGCCCCGAGATCGTCAACGCCAGCCACACGTTGAGGTCGCACAGGTGCGTTCGGCTCAACGCATGTCCGTGGTCTCCGCCGCGACGATCAACTCAGCAACCCGCTCGGGGGTCAGCTCCAGCCCCGGTTCGGCCGCCTGCGCGGTGCGGATCAACGGCAACCGGACCCTGCTGTTACCCGCCGCAGAAGTGCGTTCGCCCACCGTCAGCCCCGCCTGCAGAGTGGATGCTGGGACGCATTCGCGCAGCCGACGCGGATCATCCGCCGACGGGCCAGTGCTCCACCGTCAGCCCGTCCATCGGGAAGTGCTTGGGATTGCCGGTCGCCAGGCGTCCGCCGCTGTCGATGGTCGCTGCAGCGATCAGGCAGTCGGCCTGGGCCGGCGTGATGCCCTGGGCCGCGAACTCACGGCGCCAGGTCCCGGCGGTCCGGGCCATGCCCGTCGTGATCGGGAGGATGTACAGGCCGGCGAACAGGGCATCGGCCGCAGGCAGTTCCGTGGCGCGCAGGCCGCGCACGATCTCCTCGACGTTGATCGCCGTGGTGGCCGGCTCGTCGCCCGATCCCAGCAGGGCCCCGACCTTTGCCACGGCGGGACGCCCGCGCAGGTAGTCGATCAGGACCGTGCTGTCGAGCACCACGATCACGTGCGCTCAGCCGACCCGGCTGCGGTCGCCCTGCCGCTGCTGCTCCACCCAGGCCGCTGGGTCGCGGTCCCACTCGTGGCCCTCGGCCTCGATTGCGCCGGCGGCCCGGCGAAGCGCCTGCGCGCGCAGTTGCCGGTCGACGGCGGCCCGCAGGGCGTCGCGCACGAAGTCGCTGCGTCCGCGTGGACCGGCGAGCCGGTCGACGTCTGCGACCAGATCGTCGTCCAACTCTATGTGCATACGCATGTGCGGAGATTAGCACAAAGCCTCACGGATCCGGTCCGCGAGTTCCGACGCCGGACGCTGACTCAGAGCAGATGTATCGGTCAGGCGACGCCCGGGGCACCGGCCAGTGCCGCATCCGTGGTGAGCAGTGCGGTAGCGCCGACGGCCTCGGCGGAGCTGCTCCCGGACCTGCACCGCCCTGCCCACGTTCCGAGCCGACCCGTGGTGGGTGCAAGTTGCACCCACCACGGGTCGGC
This region includes:
- a CDS encoding PIN domain-containing protein: MIVVLDSTVLIDYLRGRPAVAKVGALLGSGDEPATTAINVEEIVRGLRATELPAADALFAGLYILPITTGMARTAGTWRREFAAQGITPAQADCLIAAATIDSGGRLATGNPKHFPMDGLTVEHWPVGG
- a CDS encoding TA system VapC family ribonuclease toxin, with translation MWTPPAGSTVCPLGIRSCSAARPKQSFLRLLTAAAVFAPYGNAPLSNRAAWRVYRALAADDRTQLAAEPSELQDVWEGYAERDTASPKLWTDAYLAAFARTGGHRLVTTDQDYGQFPDLDVLVL
- a CDS encoding type II toxin-antitoxin system VapB family antitoxin translates to MRMHIELDDDLVADVDRLAGPRGRSDFVRDALRAAVDRQLRAQALRRAAGAIEAEGHEWDRDPAAWVEQQRQGDRSRVG
- a CDS encoding right-handed parallel beta-helix repeat-containing protein, which encodes MRSRRRGPCALVLASSLTLVLAAGPALGAAGAGLHRPAAPGRHTQATGASGTRAAVCAAPAAGPAAAPAGAVTVYPGVVGDLVAKTAADPAGTTFWLAPGVHSLGNSVTAQVVPKDGDVYLGAPGAVLDGQGVNQFAFTQHATGVTVQYLTVRNFAAPQNQGVVNHDSGNGWTIADDVITANHGAALMAGANEQILRNCLSGNGQYGINAYQAGDGITNLLVDGNEIVGNDADNWESVQPGCGCSGGAKFWAVNGATIQDNWVHGNLSAGLWADSDSNDFLIRNNYLENNAAEALIYEISYNLTLAQNTIAGNTITKGKAYATAGDNFPVAAVYLSESGGDTRVPARTGQVQITGNLLSNNWAGITGWEDADRFCNSPANTSVGYCTKVGGGAALSTCVQPGIASAPLYGNCRWKTQNLVVSGNTFAFEPTAVGCTNALCGTMGLLSEYGSYPSWSPYQGTVIEDAITFDQHNTWSGNTYTGPWRFVAHDTGTTLTAAAWTAAPYGQDAGSSFDTPAPPPPSGNVLDPATSSGEGGTGLWGPWYNATVQDTTTDPHTGSAAIAVSVTGPYGWGIAFTDYPGVPAPAGAVHLSYWARAATSGALGSTPTLHLSWLDGSGRTLAGTDLPAGPLTVGWAQATTALSVPAGAATAWFTLTGGGSPGDTIALDDIYLGP